GTTTACCCCTGTTAAGCCTGATGAGACCCTGACCTTAAAACCAAATGAGCTTTATTTTAATGACATCTCTATTATAACAAGCTATTCGTGTGGACCAAATGACACGGCAGATAGCCTTGAGCTTATAGCCTCGGGCATTGTAAGGGCAGAAAGACTAATTACACACAGATTCCCCATACAAGATGTAAAGAAGGCATATAGACTTACCGAAGAGGCAAGGGAGTCGCTTAAATGCATTATAGTCTTTTGATAGGTTATAATATAAACCCTCTATGCCTAAAACATTGACATGCGATTGGAAGACATCAAAAGGTAAAGGAAATCCCTCTTTAAAAACAAGGCTGATTAAGCATAGATGCAATTACACATGGAAAGGGATTAAGATTGAAAGATATAAATCCGATGATAGCACATGGTTTAATGCCTCAAGAAGGGTGCTTACAGGCACCTATGGTGAAAAGACGAGGTTTCATGTGAGATACTTTCAGATAGCACCACAGGGTTATACGACCTTAGAAAGGCACAGGCATGAGCATGTTGTGGTTGGTATAAGGGGAAGGGGACTGTGCAGGGTTAATGGTAAATCCTATAGAATCGGTTTTTTAGATACCCTTTATATAGAGCCTCACGCAGGGCATCAGCTTAAAAACCCTTATAACGAGCCATTTGGATTTTTCTGTCTTGTGGATGCAAAAAGGGACAAGCCAAAGGTTTTAAAGGGCAGATGAATGGCTGAAGAGATAAGCACAATATCTGCATTCAAGAAGAAATTCCTACTTTCGTTTTCCCTTTTCATCCTTACCCTCACAGTCGGCACAATAGGATACTGGCTTATTGCAGTGGAGGAGTACCCTCTTATAGATTACATCTACATGACTGTCATAACCGTTGCAACAGTAGGCTATAGAGAGGTCATCGATGTTACAACGAGCACCTCTGGAAAGCTGTTCACTATTTTCCTCATATTTGCAGGGATGTCCGTAATACTTTATTTTTTGTCCAATGCAACTGCCTTTTTAATAGAAGGCGACATAAAAGA
This genomic interval from Nitrospirota bacterium contains the following:
- a CDS encoding cupin domain-containing protein, producing MPKTLTCDWKTSKGKGNPSLKTRLIKHRCNYTWKGIKIERYKSDDSTWFNASRRVLTGTYGEKTRFHVRYFQIAPQGYTTLERHRHEHVVVGIRGRGLCRVNGKSYRIGFLDTLYIEPHAGHQLKNPYNEPFGFFCLVDAKRDKPKVLKGR